In the Flagellimonas sp. HMM57 genome, one interval contains:
- a CDS encoding DUF4197 domain-containing protein: MKRILLVLLIFQLVGCTELQQVVNQLPQGTTGIGNAEIAQGLRDALNLGIDKQVNKLALEDGFFKNELVKILLPDELKKVDKTLRDVGLGSLADKGLQILNRAAEDAVSEATPIFVDAVKGITFNDAKQILLGNDNAATNYLEQSTKSKLYDKFNPIIKESFKKVGADQIWSNIITKYNNLPLTNNVNPDLTDYTTQEALEGVYTMIAVEEKEIRTKISSRTTDLLRKVFALQD, translated from the coding sequence ATGAAACGAATACTATTAGTGCTTTTAATTTTTCAGCTTGTAGGCTGTACAGAGTTACAACAGGTCGTAAACCAATTACCTCAAGGAACAACCGGTATTGGAAATGCAGAAATAGCACAAGGTCTACGAGATGCCCTTAATCTGGGGATAGATAAGCAAGTGAACAAATTGGCCCTTGAAGATGGTTTCTTTAAAAATGAGCTTGTTAAAATTTTGCTTCCAGACGAACTAAAAAAAGTTGATAAAACGCTTCGGGATGTCGGCTTGGGCAGTTTAGCTGATAAAGGACTACAAATACTGAACCGAGCTGCAGAAGATGCCGTTAGTGAGGCTACGCCAATTTTTGTGGATGCAGTAAAAGGAATCACTTTTAATGACGCCAAACAAATTTTATTGGGAAATGATAATGCCGCCACCAACTATTTAGAGCAATCCACAAAATCCAAGCTTTACGATAAATTCAATCCCATTATCAAAGAGTCTTTTAAGAAAGTAGGTGCAGATCAAATTTGGAGCAATATTATTACGAAGTACAATAACTTACCTCTTACTAATAACGTGAATCCAGATTTAACAGATTATACCACACAAGAGGCATTGGAAGGAGTTTATACAATGATTGCGGTTGAAGAAAAAGAAATTAGAACGAAAATTTCTTCAAGAACTACAGATTTACTGAGAAAAGTTTTTGCATTGCAAGATTAG
- a CDS encoding four helix bundle protein, giving the protein MRNFRDLDIWKNGVELVKDVYQLIEGFPNTEKYGLSSQISRCAVSVPSNIAEGCSRESQKDFSRFLQITLGSSYELETQLLISKELELINGS; this is encoded by the coding sequence TTGAGAAATTTTAGAGATTTAGACATTTGGAAAAATGGAGTTGAATTGGTTAAAGATGTCTACCAACTAATTGAAGGTTTTCCAAATACAGAGAAGTACGGATTATCATCTCAAATCTCACGATGTGCTGTTTCTGTACCGTCAAATATTGCTGAAGGATGTTCAAGAGAATCCCAAAAGGATTTTTCAAGATTTTTGCAAATAACATTAGGTTCTTCATACGAATTAGAAACTCAATTACTTATTTCTAAAGAATTGGAACTTATAAATGGAAGTTGA
- a CDS encoding AraC family transcriptional regulator, translated as MRWSKFFFFLSFICCTFNSVEVYSCYKSVEPNTISVYDSLKWADYYYNIQRYNKAIPIYEKNLVNPDAKKTHILKRLALSEAALNHVDKSTTNLTKYLQLEFEPNFLLNEGFDPIRKEQGFKKISDKVIPKVTSWSLFYLFVATIGFYVVLILCLNKQIYRTSRFLIASFIFIHSFFILHLSINSANYFFQYPHTYLMSTWAIFLYGPLLYFYFKKTTTDYTFRPIDILHLLPSAVLLAYLILNVYTLTEESKITLMLSRMQNGLGPQDSNRLVVLVIFKIISLSVYGYFIGKVYNEGKNNKLLDLKSLTWQKNVYHIHILYVFTYAAYGIVIINGYSNGVLFDISAATMAFMVLYVGYSANIQPDVFSGIYAYKNRLFPKYEKSGLTPSLSDELKENLLHLFAIEKIYKENNISLDMVAKRLNTTRHNASQIINEHFNVSFHEFVNIYRIREAKQLLMDNESHKLNIIHVAYEVGYNNKVTFNKAFKKDTELTPSEFQKAVAKTS; from the coding sequence ATGAGATGGTCAAAATTCTTTTTTTTCCTGTCTTTTATATGCTGTACATTCAATTCTGTTGAAGTATATAGTTGTTACAAATCTGTTGAGCCCAATACTATTTCTGTGTATGATTCACTGAAATGGGCAGACTATTACTATAATATACAGCGATACAATAAGGCGATACCTATCTATGAGAAAAATCTGGTCAATCCCGATGCAAAGAAAACGCATATTCTAAAAAGACTCGCGCTTAGCGAAGCTGCATTGAACCATGTAGATAAGTCCACTACCAATCTGACCAAGTACTTGCAACTGGAATTCGAACCAAATTTTTTGCTTAACGAAGGTTTTGACCCTATACGCAAGGAACAAGGATTTAAAAAGATATCGGATAAGGTGATACCCAAAGTGACCTCTTGGTCATTATTTTATCTCTTTGTTGCCACCATAGGTTTTTATGTGGTACTCATTCTATGCTTAAATAAACAGATATACCGCACATCCCGTTTTTTGATAGCCTCGTTTATCTTTATACATTCTTTTTTCATTCTACATCTTAGTATCAATTCCGCAAATTATTTCTTTCAATATCCCCATACCTATTTAATGTCCACATGGGCCATATTTTTATACGGTCCATTGTTATACTTTTATTTTAAGAAAACTACAACTGATTATACCTTCAGGCCTATCGATATATTACATCTATTACCGAGCGCAGTCCTTCTAGCCTATCTTATTTTAAATGTATACACACTCACTGAGGAAAGTAAAATAACCTTGATGCTTTCCAGAATGCAAAATGGCTTGGGTCCGCAAGACTCCAACAGACTGGTCGTACTGGTCATCTTTAAGATTATTTCCCTAAGCGTGTATGGCTATTTTATAGGTAAAGTGTATAACGAGGGTAAAAACAACAAACTGTTAGACCTAAAAAGTCTTACTTGGCAAAAAAATGTATATCACATACACATATTATACGTATTTACCTATGCTGCATATGGTATTGTTATCATCAATGGTTACTCAAATGGTGTCCTTTTTGACATATCTGCCGCCACTATGGCTTTTATGGTCCTTTATGTTGGTTATTCCGCCAATATACAACCAGACGTATTCAGTGGTATTTACGCCTATAAAAATAGATTGTTTCCAAAGTATGAGAAATCCGGTCTAACCCCAAGCCTGTCAGATGAACTAAAAGAAAACCTACTGCATCTTTTTGCCATTGAAAAAATCTACAAGGAAAACAACATAAGCTTGGACATGGTTGCAAAACGCTTAAATACTACAAGACACAATGCATCTCAAATCATCAATGAGCATTTTAATGTTAGTTTTCATGAATTTGTCAATATATATAGGATAAGGGAAGCAAAACAATTGTTAATGGACAACGAATCCCATAAGTTAAATATTATCCATGTAGCCTATGAGGTAGGTTACAACAATAAAGTAACTTTTAATAAGGCTTTTAAGAAAGATACCGAACTTACTCCTTCAGAATTTCAAAAAGCAGTTGCAAAGACATCTTAA
- a CDS encoding AIR synthase related protein has protein sequence MSSDTSKRYAQRGVSASKEDVHNAIKNIDKGLFPKAFCKVVPDYLTGSNEHCLVMHADGAGTKSSLAYMYWKETGDISVWKGIAQDALIMNVDDLICVGATDNIMLSSTIGRNKNVIPGEVISAIINGTEELIADLKNHGITIHSTGGETADVGDLVRTIIVDSTVTARVERKNIIDNANIKAGDVIIGLASFGQATYENEYNGGMGSNGLTSARHDVFGKYLAEKYPESFDPSVPDELVYSGTTELTADVPNSTLDAGKLVLSPTRTYAPIIKEVLENYTAKDIHGMVHCSGGAQTKILHFVENLHIIKDNMFSIPPLFKLIQEQSGTDWKEMYQVFNCGHRMELYVNEAVASDIIEISQSFNVDAQIIGHVESVRSKKLTIKSEFGKFEY, from the coding sequence ATGTCTTCAGACACTAGTAAAAGATATGCCCAACGTGGAGTTTCGGCTTCAAAGGAAGATGTGCACAACGCCATAAAAAATATTGATAAAGGGCTTTTTCCCAAGGCTTTTTGTAAAGTAGTACCAGATTACCTCACAGGTAGTAACGAGCATTGTTTGGTGATGCATGCAGATGGTGCTGGGACAAAGTCTTCGTTGGCATACATGTATTGGAAGGAAACAGGGGACATTTCGGTTTGGAAAGGAATAGCCCAAGACGCACTCATCATGAACGTGGACGATTTAATCTGTGTTGGGGCCACGGACAACATCATGTTATCCTCTACCATAGGACGAAATAAAAATGTAATACCAGGGGAAGTTATTTCTGCTATCATCAATGGCACCGAGGAGTTAATTGCCGATTTGAAAAATCACGGAATAACCATTCATTCCACTGGCGGGGAAACTGCCGATGTTGGGGATTTGGTACGCACCATCATCGTAGATTCAACGGTTACGGCCCGCGTTGAACGAAAAAATATCATTGATAATGCCAATATAAAAGCGGGAGATGTTATCATAGGTTTGGCATCTTTTGGTCAGGCAACCTATGAAAATGAATATAATGGTGGTATGGGCAGTAACGGCCTTACCTCTGCACGCCATGATGTCTTTGGGAAGTATCTGGCTGAAAAATATCCAGAAAGTTTTGATCCATCTGTTCCCGATGAACTGGTCTACTCTGGTACTACAGAGCTTACGGCAGATGTACCTAATTCTACATTGGATGCGGGTAAGCTGGTGCTTTCACCTACTAGAACATATGCCCCTATCATTAAAGAAGTATTGGAAAATTATACAGCCAAAGACATCCACGGCATGGTACATTGCAGTGGGGGAGCTCAGACAAAAATCCTTCACTTTGTCGAAAATCTTCATATTATCAAAGACAATATGTTTTCCATTCCTCCGCTTTTTAAGTTGATCCAAGAGCAATCAGGGACCGACTGGAAAGAAATGTATCAGGTTTTTAACTGTGGCCATCGTATGGAACTTTATGTGAATGAGGCGGTTGCATCGGATATTATTGAAATTTCGCAAAGCTTTAATGTGGATGCCCAAATTATAGGTCATGTAGAAAGTGTCCGTTCCAAAAAACTGACCATCAAAAGTGAGTTTGGCAAGTTTGAATATTGA
- a CDS encoding FAD:protein FMN transferase has product MRTVLIIFCSLCCMLSQGQRQEDVTVKRTLKLMGTTFEIIVVAPNEDIGYLDIDEAVSEIERIEKMISSWDEASETSLINKNAGIKPVKVSPELFRLIERSKKISEITDGAFDITYASIDKVWRFDGTMKKVPEKGHIQQSIAKIGYGKIVLNSMERTVYLTEPGMRIGFGAIGKGYAADKAKELMVSKQVKGGIINASGDLTTWGTKASGEKWVIGISNPLDKDKVFSWLPIVESSVATSGNYEKYVTLDGKKYSHIIDPRTGYPTEGINSVSIFAKTAELCDALATAVFIMGKDSGIHMINQIDGVEVVLVDSDNKIHKSSGIVFDKKL; this is encoded by the coding sequence ATGAGAACAGTACTGATCATTTTTTGTAGCTTATGCTGTATGCTTTCCCAAGGGCAGCGGCAAGAAGATGTTACCGTAAAGCGTACGTTGAAGCTAATGGGAACTACGTTCGAAATAATTGTGGTTGCGCCTAACGAGGACATTGGCTACCTTGATATTGATGAAGCTGTATCAGAAATAGAGCGAATCGAAAAAATGATATCTTCTTGGGATGAAGCATCAGAGACATCATTGATCAATAAAAATGCCGGTATTAAACCGGTAAAAGTATCACCCGAATTATTCCGATTGATTGAGCGTTCAAAAAAAATATCCGAAATCACTGATGGGGCTTTCGATATTACGTATGCATCCATAGATAAAGTTTGGAGATTTGATGGTACCATGAAAAAAGTACCTGAAAAAGGACACATACAACAGTCCATTGCTAAGATTGGATACGGAAAAATAGTATTGAACTCCATGGAACGAACGGTTTATTTGACAGAGCCTGGAATGCGTATCGGCTTTGGGGCTATTGGAAAGGGGTATGCTGCCGACAAGGCTAAAGAACTTATGGTCTCGAAACAGGTAAAAGGAGGGATTATCAATGCTTCTGGTGATTTGACCACATGGGGCACAAAAGCCTCTGGAGAAAAATGGGTTATAGGAATATCCAATCCTCTGGACAAGGATAAAGTTTTTAGTTGGTTGCCCATAGTGGAATCTTCAGTAGCTACGTCTGGTAATTATGAAAAGTATGTAACGCTCGACGGCAAAAAATATTCTCACATCATTGATCCACGAACCGGCTATCCAACAGAGGGAATTAACAGTGTATCTATTTTTGCAAAGACTGCGGAATTGTGTGATGCCTTGGCAACGGCTGTTTTTATAATGGGGAAGGACAGCGGAATACATATGATAAATCAGATTGATGGGGTAGAGGTCGTTCTGGTTGATTCTGATAATAAGATTCACAAGAGTTCTGGAATCGTTTTTGACAAAAAGCTGTAA
- the prfA gene encoding peptide chain release factor 1 has protein sequence MLDKLNIVKQRFDEVSDLIIQPDIISDQKRYVKLNKEYKDLKVLVDKREEYITLNNNMSEAEEIISDGSDAEMLEMAKMQLDEAKSLLPKLEEEIKLLLIPKDPEDEKNVVMEVRAGTGGDEASIFAGDLYRMYAKYCESKGWKTNIMDLSEGTSGGYKEIHFEVTGEDVYGTLKFEAGVHRVQRVPQTETQGRVHTSAATVMVIPEAEDFDVQIDPKDVRIDFFCSSGPGGQSVNTTYSAVRLTHVPTGLVAQCQDQKSQHKNKEKAFKVLRSRLYDLELAKKQEEDAAKRNSQVSSGDRSAKIRTYNYPQGRVTDHRIGLTLYDLQNIINGDIQKIIDELMLVENTEKLKEASEIF, from the coding sequence ATGCTTGACAAACTCAATATAGTAAAACAGCGTTTTGATGAGGTTTCCGACCTTATCATTCAACCAGATATCATTTCTGACCAGAAACGATATGTAAAGCTCAATAAGGAATATAAAGACTTAAAAGTGCTTGTTGACAAACGTGAAGAATACATAACGCTCAACAATAATATGAGCGAGGCAGAAGAAATTATTTCTGATGGTAGTGATGCCGAGATGTTGGAAATGGCTAAAATGCAATTGGATGAGGCCAAGAGCTTGCTTCCAAAATTGGAGGAAGAAATAAAGTTGCTTTTGATACCCAAGGACCCAGAGGATGAAAAGAATGTGGTGATGGAAGTTCGCGCAGGAACCGGTGGTGACGAGGCAAGTATTTTTGCCGGGGATTTATATCGTATGTATGCAAAGTATTGTGAATCTAAAGGGTGGAAAACCAATATTATGGATTTAAGCGAAGGAACTAGTGGTGGTTACAAGGAAATCCATTTTGAAGTAACCGGTGAAGATGTATACGGCACACTAAAGTTTGAAGCTGGTGTACATCGTGTGCAACGTGTGCCACAAACGGAGACTCAAGGCAGAGTGCATACCAGTGCCGCAACGGTAATGGTAATTCCAGAAGCAGAGGATTTTGATGTCCAAATAGACCCAAAAGATGTTCGTATCGATTTTTTCTGTTCTTCAGGTCCCGGTGGACAATCTGTAAACACTACCTATTCTGCAGTTAGATTAACACACGTTCCCACAGGTTTGGTTGCACAATGCCAAGACCAGAAATCTCAGCATAAGAACAAAGAAAAAGCTTTTAAGGTGTTGCGTTCAAGACTGTACGATTTGGAGTTGGCCAAAAAGCAGGAAGAAGATGCTGCTAAACGAAACTCACAGGTTAGCAGTGGAGACCGCTCCGCAAAGATTAGAACCTATAATTATCCCCAAGGCAGGGTTACAGACCATAGAATTGGTCTTACCCTTTATGATTTACAGAATATAATCAATGGAGACATCCAGAAAATCATTGATGAATTAATGCTAGTAGAGAACACGGAGAAATTGAAAGAGGCATCGGAGATTTTTTAG
- a CDS encoding ABC transporter ATP-binding protein, producing the protein MVLEIDNIELNFGSKRILSGIYLKAIEGQVTGILGRNGCGKTSLLKILFGSLQPKYKTIRINGRNHKGKLYLSNNIAYLPQHQLLPNGIKVKKIFSLYREDWNRFTDYFDSFKIYKNHSVSELSSGEIRILETYLILNRDSKIIMLDEPFSFIAPIYVDIFKTMIQSKKKEKILIVTDHFYNDIMDIGDTIYLMKGGQSKLISSKDDLVRDGYLSSNSQ; encoded by the coding sequence GTGGTTCTTGAGATAGACAACATAGAACTGAATTTTGGTTCCAAAAGAATATTATCGGGCATCTACCTTAAAGCAATTGAAGGCCAAGTAACAGGAATTTTAGGAAGAAATGGGTGCGGAAAAACATCACTGCTTAAAATACTGTTCGGGAGCTTGCAACCAAAATACAAGACCATAAGAATCAATGGTAGAAATCATAAGGGCAAGTTATACTTGTCAAACAACATAGCATATCTTCCCCAGCATCAGTTGCTACCCAACGGTATCAAGGTCAAGAAAATATTCAGTCTATATAGGGAAGACTGGAATAGATTCACTGATTACTTTGATAGCTTCAAAATTTATAAGAACCATAGCGTTTCAGAACTTTCAAGCGGAGAAATAAGAATACTGGAAACCTACCTTATCCTGAATCGGGACTCTAAAATAATCATGTTAGACGAACCTTTTTCTTTTATCGCACCTATTTATGTGGACATATTCAAAACAATGATTCAATCAAAAAAGAAGGAAAAAATACTTATTGTGACCGATCATTTTTATAATGATATTATGGATATTGGAGATACCATTTATCTTATGAAAGGTGGACAATCCAAACTCATAAGTAGTAAAGATGACTTGGTCAGAGACGGATATTTATCCTCTAATTCCCAATAA
- a CDS encoding thioredoxin family protein, translating to MAFYFFVATLQAQLWQETFDGAIDQANEENKPIVLVFSGSDWCAPCIRLKRSILESDYFKTYASANYILYNADFPRKKKKSTSLR from the coding sequence ATGGCATTTTATTTTTTTGTTGCCACGTTGCAAGCGCAATTGTGGCAAGAAACCTTTGATGGTGCTATTGATCAAGCAAATGAAGAGAACAAACCCATTGTTTTGGTTTTTTCGGGGTCGGACTGGTGTGCGCCCTGCATTCGTTTAAAACGAAGTATTCTTGAATCGGATTATTTTAAAACGTATGCGTCTGCCAACTACATTTTGTACAATGCCGATTTCCCAAGAAAGAAAAAAAAATCAACTTCCCTTAGATAA
- a CDS encoding ubiquinol-cytochrome c reductase iron-sulfur subunit, whose amino-acid sequence MERKAFLRSLGAGAAFALTFPCLHGCSNDSEDLEQFPEPDGVDFTIDLTSAEATPLADNGGFILVKSSQSLGYTDIVVARNLEGDLIAASQICSHQQTEEVRFISEDGGIFRCSTHGSRFDQDGTPLNSITSNPLRVFNTELTDSTLRVFE is encoded by the coding sequence ATGGAAAGAAAAGCTTTTTTAAGGAGTTTGGGTGCAGGCGCTGCTTTTGCCCTTACTTTTCCTTGTTTACATGGTTGTTCTAATGATTCAGAAGATTTGGAGCAATTCCCAGAACCGGACGGAGTTGACTTTACAATAGATTTGACATCTGCTGAAGCTACTCCATTAGCTGACAACGGGGGATTCATCCTCGTGAAATCAAGTCAAAGTTTAGGGTACACAGACATCGTCGTCGCCAGAAATCTTGAGGGCGATTTAATTGCTGCAAGTCAGATTTGTAGTCATCAGCAAACTGAGGAGGTGCGTTTTATTTCTGAAGATGGTGGGATTTTCAGATGTTCTACCCATGGTTCAAGGTTCGATCAGGACGGTACACCTTTAAATTCGATAACAAGCAACCCTTTACGGGTCTTTAATACAGAACTTACGGATTCTACCCTTCGTGTTTTTGAATAG
- a CDS encoding DUF3570 domain-containing protein, translating into MGATKAMVERTQITFFTVQFSDKPFYTLLLIGFLLIGYNGFAQQNNSYTKRVLETSEIDLLFSYYEQDGQNAAVTGGEGTEELTDATSTVVLRMPMNEDDVLTVDVGISAYTSASSSNVNPLDGTNLNTSPFDASSGESRQDLLAYINPSYQHSSEDRNIVWNANAYFSNEYDYVSIGFGGGYTRLFNEKNTELSISGRVFLDKWNAIYPIELRQGFFDDRITGNGTYNPNFLEFENENRNSYSLSLGFSQILSKKLQGALFMDLVSQNGLLSTPFQRVYFGDTEAFFIDDFQLADDVERLPESRFKVPIGGRLNYYVNDFLILRSYYRFYWDDWGITSHTASLEAPVKVTDKFTLYPTYRYYTQSAADYFYAKEGAFSTFEFYTSDYDLSQYDAHQYGLGIQYKDIFANSKILSFGLKTIDLQLSQYDRSDGLNAYIVTLGTTFIGN; encoded by the coding sequence GTGGGTGCAACTAAAGCTATGGTCGAAAGGACACAAATCACTTTTTTTACGGTTCAATTTTCGGATAAACCATTTTATACATTACTTCTTATAGGTTTTTTACTCATTGGCTATAATGGGTTTGCACAACAAAACAATTCTTACACTAAGAGAGTATTGGAAACCAGTGAGATAGACCTTTTGTTCAGTTATTATGAACAAGATGGTCAAAATGCCGCAGTTACGGGAGGTGAAGGTACCGAAGAGCTCACCGATGCAACATCAACTGTTGTTCTGCGTATGCCCATGAACGAGGATGATGTGTTGACGGTAGATGTAGGAATATCGGCATATACCTCTGCATCATCAAGTAATGTGAACCCTCTGGATGGAACCAATCTCAATACTTCCCCTTTTGATGCATCCTCTGGTGAATCAAGACAAGATTTACTGGCATATATAAACCCCAGTTATCAGCATAGTTCAGAAGATAGAAATATAGTTTGGAACGCTAATGCTTATTTTTCGAACGAGTACGACTATGTTTCCATTGGTTTTGGAGGTGGTTACACCAGATTGTTCAATGAAAAAAACACGGAATTATCTATTAGTGGTCGGGTATTTTTGGACAAATGGAATGCAATTTACCCCATTGAACTACGACAAGGTTTTTTTGATGATCGTATTACTGGAAACGGTACCTATAACCCAAATTTTTTAGAGTTTGAAAATGAAAACAGGAATTCCTATTCTTTATCCTTAGGTTTCTCTCAAATCTTGAGCAAGAAATTGCAAGGTGCACTTTTCATGGACTTGGTTTCTCAAAATGGATTGCTCAGCACTCCTTTTCAGCGGGTATATTTTGGAGATACGGAAGCTTTCTTTATTGACGATTTTCAATTGGCCGATGATGTGGAACGATTACCGGAAAGCAGATTTAAAGTTCCCATTGGTGGTAGGTTAAATTATTATGTGAACGATTTTTTAATATTGCGTTCGTACTACCGTTTTTATTGGGATGACTGGGGCATAACCTCGCATACCGCAAGTTTGGAAGCACCGGTCAAAGTAACGGACAAGTTTACGTTATATCCTACGTATCGCTATTACACCCAATCCGCTGCAGACTATTTTTATGCCAAAGAAGGTGCGTTTTCTACCTTCGAGTTTTATACTTCGGATTATGATTTGTCCCAGTATGATGCACATCAATACGGGTTGGGAATTCAGTACAAGGATATCTTCGCTAATTCCAAGATTTTGTCCTTTGGTCTTAAAACAATCGATTTACAACTAAGTCAATACGACAGGAGCGATGGGCTTAATGCTTACATTGTTACTTTGGGTACAACATTTATTGGGAATTAG
- the pyrF gene encoding orotidine-5'-phosphate decarboxylase, with translation MKIDHLISQIQQKKSFLCVGLDTDLDKIPQHLLKEEDPIFSFNKAIIDATHQYCVAYKPNIAFYEAYGLKGWKSLERTIEYLNENHPDIFTIADAKRGDIGNTSTRYAKAFFETLNFDSITIAPYMGKDSVEPFLVFEDKHTILLALTSNQGAFDFQTKNVGKHELYKEVLETSRNYENADRLMYVVGATKASYLGEIRKIIPESFLLVPGVGAQGGSLQEVCKHGITKSVGLLVNSSRGILYASHDHNFAHAAAEKAKGIQKEMEIELGKLN, from the coding sequence ATGAAAATAGACCATTTAATATCACAGATTCAACAAAAAAAATCCTTTTTATGTGTTGGTCTGGATACGGACCTTGATAAAATACCCCAACATCTTCTTAAAGAAGAAGATCCAATTTTTTCATTCAACAAAGCGATTATTGATGCTACACATCAATACTGTGTTGCTTATAAACCTAATATCGCATTTTATGAAGCGTATGGTCTTAAAGGATGGAAATCGCTCGAACGCACCATAGAGTATTTAAACGAGAATCATCCTGATATTTTTACAATTGCAGATGCAAAACGGGGGGATATTGGGAATACGTCCACAAGATATGCAAAAGCATTTTTTGAAACATTGAATTTTGATTCAATTACCATAGCGCCCTACATGGGGAAGGATTCCGTAGAACCATTTTTGGTGTTTGAAGATAAACATACCATCTTGTTGGCATTAACATCCAATCAAGGTGCTTTTGATTTTCAAACTAAGAATGTGGGAAAACATGAGTTGTACAAAGAGGTTTTGGAAACCTCTAGAAATTATGAGAATGCCGATAGGTTAATGTATGTGGTGGGTGCAACCAAAGCATCTTACCTTGGTGAAATACGAAAAATCATTCCAGAAAGCTTTTTGTTGGTTCCTGGCGTTGGTGCACAAGGGGGAAGCTTACAGGAAGTCTGTAAACACGGTATTACAAAAAGCGTGGGGTTGTTGGTAAATTCTTCTAGAGGAATTCTATACGCCTCACATGACCATAATTTTGCCCATGCTGCTGCAGAAAAAGCGAAAGGTATACAAAAGGAAATGGAAATTGAATTGGGTAAGTTGAATTGA
- a CDS encoding alpha/beta fold hydrolase: protein MLHYTAYRHETSKDWVTFVHGAGGSSTIWYKQLRDFKKHFNILLLDLRGHGNSKPNIKDAFNDKYTFDSITADIIEVLDHEKIEKSHFIGISLGTILIRNLAENYSNRVVSMVMGGAIMKLNLRSQVLMRLGVIFKSIVPYLWLYKFFAFVIMPNKNHRESRSLFVREAKKLYQKEFIRWFKLTSEINPLLRFFRAVDIKIPTFYIMGGEDYLFLPTIKKVVDSHVESTLFVIENCGHVVNVEKPSVFNEKVITYLKNVE from the coding sequence TTGCTACACTACACGGCATACAGACATGAAACATCAAAAGATTGGGTAACCTTCGTACACGGTGCAGGGGGTAGTTCTACGATTTGGTACAAACAATTAAGGGATTTTAAAAAGCATTTTAATATACTATTATTGGATTTGAGAGGACATGGTAACTCCAAGCCGAACATAAAAGATGCTTTTAACGATAAGTATACCTTTGATTCCATTACAGCGGACATCATCGAGGTATTGGACCATGAAAAGATTGAGAAATCCCATTTTATTGGGATATCGTTAGGGACCATTTTAATTCGAAACTTAGCAGAGAATTATTCCAACAGGGTAGTTAGTATGGTCATGGGCGGTGCTATAATGAAGCTTAACTTAAGGTCCCAAGTCCTAATGCGTTTGGGGGTTATTTTTAAATCAATAGTACCCTATCTATGGTTGTACAAGTTTTTTGCTTTTGTAATCATGCCAAATAAGAATCATAGGGAGTCCCGCTCTTTGTTTGTGAGAGAAGCCAAAAAACTATATCAAAAGGAATTTATCAGATGGTTTAAGTTGACTTCGGAGATTAATCCATTATTACGTTTTTTTAGAGCGGTCGATATCAAAATACCAACATTTTATATCATGGGAGGTGAGGATTACCTATTTCTTCCAACGATAAAGAAAGTTGTTGATTCGCATGTTGAATCAACTTTGTTCGTTATAGAGAATTGTGGTCATGTGGTCAATGTCGAAAAGCCATCGGTTTTTAACGAAAAGGTAATCACTTACCTTAAGAATGTAGAATAG
- a CDS encoding DUF4266 domain-containing protein → MQKLLYLFVLLIVTSSCVVVREYDKVYINDAEMQLGARASERFETNFQIYREASAGANGGKTGGGCGCN, encoded by the coding sequence ATGCAAAAACTTCTGTATCTCTTTGTTTTGTTGATAGTCACCAGTTCTTGTGTAGTGGTCAGGGAATATGACAAGGTTTATATCAATGATGCTGAAATGCAATTGGGCGCGCGTGCTTCTGAACGTTTTGAGACCAATTTTCAAATCTATAGGGAAGCTTCGGCAGGTGCCAATGGTGGAAAAACAGGAGGTGGCTGTGGGTGCAACTAA